A single region of the Streptococcus sanguinis genome encodes:
- a CDS encoding MGMT family protein — protein sequence MSNLNQEIIQSVLALVDSIPSGRVATYGQIARLIGRPKNARLVGKILSQSELYGGKHPCHRVVNAVGRLAPGWEDQRHLLWAEGVDLKANGCIDLKRYQWEL from the coding sequence ATGTCCAATTTGAATCAAGAAATCATACAGTCAGTTTTAGCTCTTGTTGATAGTATTCCCTCTGGGCGCGTGGCGACCTATGGTCAGATTGCTCGTTTGATTGGGCGGCCAAAAAATGCCCGCTTGGTGGGAAAGATTCTCAGTCAGTCGGAACTTTATGGTGGCAAACATCCTTGCCATCGGGTGGTCAATGCAGTAGGGCGCCTCGCACCTGGCTGGGAGGACCAGAGACACTTGCTCTGGGCGGAGGGAGTGGACTTGAAGGCCAATGGCTGTATAGATCTCAAGCGTTATCAGTGGGAGCTATGA
- a CDS encoding TIGR01212 family radical SAM protein (This family includes YhcC from E. coli K-12, an uncharacterized radical SAM protein.) — protein MKGMKSYNSLNDYYRKLFGEKTFKVPIDAGFDCPNRDGTVAHGGCTFCTVSGSGDAIVAPDAPIREQFYKEIDFMHRKWPDVRKYLVYFQNFTNTHEKLEVIRERYEQAINEPGVVGLNIGTRPDCLPDETIAYLADLSERMHVTVELGLQTTYEETSDLINRAHSYELYVETVQRVRKLAPKAEIVSHLINGLPGETHEMILENVRRCVTDNDIQGIKLHLLHLMTNTRMQRDYHEGRLQLLSQDEYVSIICDQLEIIPEHIVIHRITGDAPRDMLIGPMWSLNKWEVLNAIEAEMRRRGSKQGCKAKEQRFVC, from the coding sequence ATGAAAGGTATGAAATCTTACAATTCTTTGAATGATTATTATCGCAAACTTTTTGGAGAAAAGACTTTTAAGGTGCCCATTGATGCGGGCTTTGACTGTCCCAATCGGGATGGTACGGTAGCGCATGGAGGATGTACGTTCTGTACCGTTTCGGGTTCAGGTGATGCCATTGTGGCGCCGGATGCGCCCATTCGCGAGCAGTTTTACAAGGAAATTGACTTCATGCACCGCAAGTGGCCAGATGTTCGCAAGTATCTGGTCTATTTCCAGAACTTCACCAATACACATGAGAAGCTTGAAGTGATTCGTGAGCGTTATGAGCAAGCCATTAACGAGCCAGGCGTCGTTGGACTTAATATCGGAACTCGGCCGGACTGTTTGCCTGATGAGACCATCGCCTACTTGGCTGACTTGTCCGAGCGTATGCATGTGACTGTGGAGCTGGGGCTTCAGACTACCTACGAGGAGACCTCAGACCTCATCAATCGTGCCCATTCTTATGAGCTCTATGTGGAGACGGTCCAGCGAGTCCGAAAGCTGGCTCCCAAGGCGGAGATTGTCTCTCACTTGATTAACGGCCTGCCGGGCGAAACCCATGAGATGATACTGGAGAATGTCCGCCGCTGTGTGACGGACAATGACATTCAGGGAATCAAGCTTCACTTGCTTCACTTGATGACCAATACCCGCATGCAGCGGGATTATCATGAGGGGCGACTGCAGCTGCTCAGTCAGGATGAGTATGTCTCCATCATCTGCGACCAGCTGGAGATTATCCCTGAGCATATCGTCATCCATCGTATCACAGGCGATGCTCCGCGAGATATGTTGATTGGCCCCATGTGGAGCCTCAATAAATGGGAAGTTCTCAATGCCATTGAGGCAGAAATGCGTCGTCGTGGCAGCAAGCAAGGCTGTAAAGCAAAGGAGCAGAGATTCGTATGTTAA
- a CDS encoding tRNA (mnm(5)s(2)U34)-methyltransferase translates to MLRPLQMAHAFLAEVVTKEDIVVDATMGNGHDTLFLAKLAKQVYAFDIQEQAVEKTRQRLAKAGLDNAQLILAGHETLDQYTDHFKAAIFNLGYLPSADKSVITRPATTLEALGKVCQGLEKGGRAAIMIYYGHEGGEVEKDAVLDFVSQLPQQDFTVALYKTINQINNPPFLVMIEKLREGT, encoded by the coding sequence ATGTTAAGACCCTTACAGATGGCCCATGCCTTTTTGGCAGAAGTCGTGACCAAGGAAGATATCGTGGTGGATGCTACTATGGGCAACGGACATGACACCCTCTTTCTGGCTAAGTTGGCCAAGCAGGTCTATGCTTTTGACATTCAGGAGCAGGCTGTGGAAAAGACCCGCCAGCGCTTGGCAAAAGCTGGCTTGGACAATGCTCAGCTAATCTTGGCTGGCCATGAGACTCTGGACCAATACACAGACCATTTCAAGGCAGCTATTTTTAATCTTGGCTACTTGCCTTCGGCGGACAAGTCTGTCATTACCCGACCCGCTACGACGTTGGAAGCTCTGGGAAAAGTCTGTCAAGGCTTAGAAAAAGGCGGCCGTGCAGCGATCATGATTTACTACGGGCATGAAGGTGGCGAAGTTGAAAAAGATGCGGTGCTAGACTTCGTCAGTCAGCTGCCTCAGCAGGACTTTACTGTTGCCCTCTATAAGACTATCAATCAGATTAACAACCCGCCTTTCTTAGTCATGATTGAGAAATTGAGAGAAGGAACTTGA
- a CDS encoding TetR/AcrR family transcriptional regulator, whose protein sequence is MATAFTAEEKEVIRKKLHKVAKECLQRYGLKKTTVDQMAVMVDISKGSFYNFYSSKEMLFFAVLEEYQIDVMDRLTEQLDMEAKIDTNRLVQLLYDFYQDFRYSFMYTIFKNHEMELLVRKLPKEAITNHHLIDDRMVKKIVSRINIRENVSVEIVSALFRTIAMTILHIEEIGEEQFDTTLKLVIQGVVEQITKEDR, encoded by the coding sequence ATGGCTACTGCTTTTACTGCTGAAGAGAAAGAAGTAATTAGAAAGAAATTACATAAAGTTGCAAAGGAATGCCTTCAAAGATATGGGCTTAAAAAAACCACAGTTGACCAGATGGCAGTAATGGTAGATATTTCCAAAGGTTCTTTTTATAATTTTTATTCCTCAAAAGAAATGTTATTTTTTGCGGTCTTAGAAGAATATCAAATAGATGTTATGGATCGCCTGACAGAACAATTAGATATGGAAGCCAAGATAGATACAAATCGTCTGGTACAGTTACTTTATGATTTTTATCAAGATTTTCGCTATTCATTTATGTATACCATATTCAAAAATCATGAAATGGAATTACTCGTAAGAAAATTGCCAAAAGAGGCGATAACAAATCATCATCTGATAGATGATAGGATGGTTAAAAAAATTGTATCCCGAATCAATATTAGAGAAAATGTATCGGTAGAAATCGTCTCTGCTTTATTTAGAACGATTGCTATGACTATTCTACACATCGAGGAAATCGGTGAAGAACAATTTGATACTACATTGAAGTTAGTCATACAAGGAGTTGTGGAACAAATTACTAAGGAGGATAGGTAA
- a CDS encoding ABC transporter ATP-binding protein, which translates to MVKEAIRTANLSKRYGTKNVVNNLNLSIKSVEIVGFLGLNGAGKTTTMRMMLGLIKSTSGACYIQGKKLDLNNLELRNEIGYIIETPYSYPDLTVRENLEIVSKLRGVNKDNIDWVVEKLKLKQYEHKQEKHLSLGNVACLGIAKAIIHKPKILILDEPTNGLDPFGVIEVRELLKELANNLGTTVLISSHNLEEISKIATRIVIIHEGRLIREVESNELEQYLEKKLLVTGSNNKAMKEVLSNHGYQVNIQSDTENNIDFLELIDKKSVECPEDVATLLVHAGYPPKTLIVEKEDLEHYFLRILNDYNGGISNEKA; encoded by the coding sequence ATGGTGAAAGAAGCAATTAGAACCGCAAATCTTTCTAAAAGATATGGAACAAAAAATGTTGTCAACAACTTGAATCTATCAATAAAAAGTGTTGAAATAGTAGGTTTTTTAGGACTGAATGGTGCAGGGAAAACAACAACGATGAGAATGATGTTAGGATTGATAAAATCTACATCAGGAGCATGTTATATTCAAGGAAAAAAGTTAGATCTGAATAATTTAGAACTTCGAAACGAAATAGGTTATATTATTGAGACACCTTATTCTTATCCAGACTTAACTGTGAGAGAAAATTTAGAAATCGTTAGTAAATTAAGAGGGGTTAATAAAGATAATATTGACTGGGTAGTTGAGAAATTAAAACTAAAGCAATATGAACATAAACAGGAGAAGCATCTTTCTTTAGGAAATGTTGCGTGTTTAGGAATTGCAAAAGCGATTATTCATAAACCTAAAATTCTAATTCTTGATGAGCCAACAAATGGATTAGATCCTTTTGGAGTTATTGAAGTGAGAGAGCTGTTAAAGGAATTGGCGAATAATCTAGGCACAACTGTTCTTATTTCAAGTCATAATCTGGAAGAAATATCTAAAATTGCTACTAGAATAGTCATTATACATGAGGGCAGACTTATAAGAGAAGTTGAAAGCAATGAATTAGAACAGTACTTAGAAAAGAAGTTACTAGTAACTGGATCTAATAATAAGGCCATGAAAGAAGTGTTATCTAACCATGGCTATCAGGTGAACATTCAATCAGACACAGAAAATAATATCGATTTCTTAGAACTAATTGATAAAAAATCTGTGGAATGCCCGGAAGATGTTGCTACATTGCTAGTCCATGCAGGTTATCCACCTAAAACACTGATTGTTGAAAAAGAAGATTTAGAGCATTATTTCTTAAGAATACTGAATGACTATAATGGAGGAATCTCGAATGAAAAAGCTTAG
- a CDS encoding ABC transporter permease: MKKLSSCILIEWRKLIKSKLSIVTACSICLVPFIVGLFAIMMKYPENFKNLGLISAKMEMMRITDWSSYLMTVSQVISVGGLLIFGFTASWVFGREYSDKTMIDLLALPIRRDTIVLSKFIVIALWSYILSIFALLLGLLAGNLIGLEGGSLTVILKGILTFGYCTTLTIVLSTPVAFFACLGRGYLSPLAFIIFTIIFSQLGSALNFGKYIPWAIPALASGIAGKALLNFGSIVSLFGVSILGLIAIIAWWRYADYD; this comes from the coding sequence ATGAAAAAGCTTAGTTCCTGTATTTTAATTGAATGGAGAAAGTTAATAAAATCAAAACTTTCCATCGTAACTGCTTGTTCTATCTGTTTAGTTCCTTTTATTGTTGGCTTGTTTGCAATTATGATGAAATATCCAGAGAATTTCAAAAATCTTGGTTTGATTTCTGCAAAAATGGAAATGATGAGGATAACAGACTGGTCGTCGTACTTAATGACCGTATCACAAGTCATTTCTGTTGGGGGATTGCTCATTTTTGGATTTACAGCATCTTGGGTTTTTGGTAGAGAATATTCTGATAAAACTATGATTGACCTATTAGCACTCCCGATAAGAAGAGATACAATCGTATTATCCAAGTTTATCGTTATCGCTCTATGGAGTTATATTCTATCAATTTTTGCACTTTTATTGGGATTATTAGCTGGCAATCTGATTGGACTTGAGGGCGGGAGCTTAACAGTGATTCTCAAAGGTATACTTACTTTTGGTTATTGTACTACTCTTACGATCGTACTCTCTACTCCAGTGGCTTTTTTTGCTTGTTTAGGCCGGGGATATTTGTCACCATTGGCATTTATTATTTTTACAATTATTTTTTCTCAACTTGGTTCTGCTCTTAACTTTGGAAAATACATTCCATGGGCGATTCCTGCACTTGCAAGTGGTATTGCAGGAAAAGCACTATTGAATTTTGGGAGCATTGTCAGTTTATTTGGGGTAAGTATTCTAGGTCTTATCGCAATAATAGCTTGGTGGAGGTATGCTGATTACGATTAA
- a CDS encoding beta-carotene 15,15'-monooxygenase: MKQFSNTIFNLGYFLILTMTAIALLFLSGQILLSHTYIPLRIAEGVQFVSNPWYFYPILLLFLLSLFLIRPLLEKVQTKHLFWFLSLTFIAAAIFLITAYDGRIRADAKHVFNAALAFNRGDYSSLTTVGSYMYRNPHQLGLMTLERLYAFISPTTQFAFSMNVGWTLLSHFLIYKITALLNAREMIQKYTILLTFLFLPQLFFILFVYGTIPGLFFCLLSLYAFIKLDQKGNLFYALLGAASISLACLLRNNYIIFAIMLIGVCFLSIFYKWSWKKPLAIILIVAGIVLSNKGLTAYYEQLIGGKIGVGTPKIAYITMGLRDDPNRQTLGGWYDAYNTKILKRNKYDENLATEMATRDLKDILIHFSKHPAYALKFFYEKVKSTWTEPTFQSIWTGPQIERQQYMKPAVLRSIYEERKGYQIVNFLLLTLLASIYLLSCFFILHKFFVAEEKLTPFDLYPFIFLLGGGLFHFFWETKSQYVYIYVLLLIPSAAQSLVDLSDWWKNKRKGEPTDQLDKNL, encoded by the coding sequence ATGAAGCAATTTTCTAATACCATCTTCAATCTGGGCTACTTCCTGATTCTGACCATGACTGCGATTGCCTTACTTTTCCTGTCTGGGCAGATTCTGCTGTCCCATACTTACATCCCTTTGAGGATTGCAGAAGGAGTCCAATTCGTCAGTAATCCTTGGTATTTTTACCCTATCCTCCTGCTCTTTCTCCTCAGCCTATTTTTAATCCGGCCCCTGCTGGAAAAGGTTCAGACCAAACATCTTTTTTGGTTTCTGTCCCTCACCTTTATAGCAGCAGCGATTTTTCTGATAACGGCCTACGATGGCCGCATCCGAGCTGACGCCAAGCATGTTTTCAATGCAGCGTTGGCCTTTAACCGAGGAGATTACAGCTCGCTGACAACCGTCGGAAGCTACATGTATCGTAATCCCCATCAGCTAGGACTGATGACTCTGGAGCGACTTTATGCTTTTATTTCTCCGACGACTCAATTTGCCTTTAGCATGAATGTCGGCTGGACTTTACTCAGTCATTTCTTGATTTACAAGATTACTGCCCTGCTCAATGCCAGAGAAATGATTCAGAAATACACGATTCTGCTGACCTTTCTCTTTCTACCACAACTCTTTTTCATCCTCTTTGTCTACGGTACCATTCCTGGCCTCTTCTTCTGTCTGCTCAGTCTCTATGCTTTTATCAAGCTGGATCAGAAAGGAAACCTGTTCTATGCCTTACTGGGAGCTGCCAGCATCAGTCTGGCCTGCCTCCTGCGCAACAACTACATCATCTTTGCTATCATGCTGATTGGAGTCTGCTTCCTGTCCATCTTTTACAAATGGTCTTGGAAGAAACCCTTAGCCATCATCCTGATTGTGGCCGGCATTGTCCTTTCAAACAAGGGTCTGACTGCCTACTATGAGCAGCTGATTGGGGGCAAGATCGGTGTCGGCACCCCAAAAATCGCCTACATCACTATGGGCCTGCGGGATGATCCTAATCGGCAGACCTTGGGAGGCTGGTACGATGCCTACAATACCAAGATTCTCAAGCGCAACAAATACGATGAAAATTTGGCTACAGAAATGGCCACTCGGGATTTGAAGGATATTTTGATTCACTTCAGTAAGCATCCTGCTTATGCGCTCAAATTCTTCTACGAAAAGGTCAAGTCGACTTGGACTGAGCCGACTTTTCAATCTATTTGGACTGGGCCTCAGATTGAGCGCCAGCAATATATGAAGCCAGCTGTCCTGCGCAGCATTTATGAGGAAAGAAAAGGTTATCAGATTGTTAATTTCCTGCTCTTAACGCTGCTAGCCAGCATCTATCTGCTCTCCTGTTTCTTTATCCTGCATAAATTTTTCGTCGCCGAGGAAAAACTGACGCCTTTTGACCTCTATCCCTTCATCTTTCTATTAGGGGGCGGCCTCTTCCACTTCTTCTGGGAAACCAAGAGCCAGTATGTCTATATCTATGTCCTTCTCCTCATCCCCTCCGCCGCTCAATCCTTAGTCGATCTGAGCGATTGGTGGAAGAACAAAAGAAAAGGTGAGCCAACAGACCAGCTTGATAAAAACCTATAA
- a CDS encoding ABC transporter ATP-binding protein — protein MEKIIKLDNVSLAKQGRTILKDLNWQVKKGEHWAILGLNGSGKSTLLRLLMAEHWKTQGKVTVLGTEFGAGDIPQLRTRIGVVGSFIAERLPSRLTSEEIVLTGRYKSSILYAPYGQTELDQAREMLASIGGQELIGRSYASLSQGEKQLLLIARSLMEKPELLILDEATSGLDLFARERLLDQIGKITQMDQAPTILYVTHHVEEITEAMDHVLLLKEGEIIAQGPKEDIFQKEVMDRFYPQPVELIELGEDRYFIKVEDRSS, from the coding sequence ATGGAAAAGATTATCAAACTGGACAATGTAAGCTTGGCTAAACAAGGCCGAACTATCTTAAAAGATCTCAACTGGCAGGTGAAAAAGGGGGAGCATTGGGCTATTCTCGGCCTAAACGGCTCAGGAAAGTCGACTCTCCTTCGCTTGCTCATGGCTGAGCATTGGAAGACCCAGGGCAAGGTGACGGTTCTGGGTACGGAATTTGGTGCCGGCGATATTCCTCAGCTGAGAACTAGGATTGGAGTAGTCGGATCCTTCATTGCTGAACGCCTGCCAAGCCGCCTCACATCTGAAGAAATCGTCCTGACAGGCAGGTATAAAAGCAGTATTCTCTACGCTCCTTACGGGCAAACTGAGCTGGATCAAGCTAGGGAAATGCTGGCTTCCATTGGCGGGCAAGAATTGATTGGCAGAAGCTACGCCAGTCTGTCTCAAGGAGAAAAACAGCTCTTGCTAATTGCACGCAGTCTCATGGAAAAGCCAGAACTGCTTATCTTAGACGAAGCGACCAGCGGTCTGGATCTCTTTGCCCGCGAGCGCCTGCTGGATCAGATTGGTAAGATTACACAGATGGATCAGGCTCCAACCATCCTCTATGTCACCCACCATGTAGAAGAAATTACTGAAGCTATGGATCATGTCCTGCTCCTGAAAGAAGGTGAAATCATAGCCCAAGGTCCCAAAGAAGACATTTTTCAAAAAGAGGTCATGGATCGATTTTATCCCCAGCCAGTCGAGCTGATTGAGCTGGGAGAAGACCGTTATTTCATCAAGGTGGAGGACAGGTCCTCATGA
- a CDS encoding AI-2E family transporter: MFHKSKLMFWTSEVLLLTIIFFIWRQMGDMITPIVSVVNTILIPFLVGGFLYYITNPLVKFLQDKLKINRMIGILITLSLLFGLIALGVIYLLPILINQLSSLINSTQGLYWEIQSFVNQLSKNPLFRNLNIQSTIQQLNLSYVDILQNILNSVTNSPGSVLSAVVNTLMILIMTPIFLVYFLMDGHKLLPMLERTVLKRDKLNISSLLTNLNATVARYISGISIDALIIGALAYIGYSVIGLKYALVFAIFSSLANLIPYVGPSIGLIPMVITYAFTDPQKMVAALIYMLIIQQVDGNILYPRIVGGVMKVHPITIMVLLLLSSNIYGVLGMIVAIPTYSILKEIAKFLANLYDNHKEAQQQKKNEEFGIINK, encoded by the coding sequence ATGTTTCATAAAAGTAAGCTGATGTTTTGGACCAGTGAGGTCCTTTTGCTAACGATTATTTTCTTTATCTGGCGCCAGATGGGGGATATGATAACCCCGATTGTTAGCGTTGTGAATACCATCTTGATTCCCTTTCTTGTGGGAGGATTTCTTTACTATATTACGAATCCACTGGTAAAATTTCTCCAGGATAAGCTCAAAATCAACCGAATGATTGGGATTCTGATTACGCTCAGCCTTTTGTTTGGCTTGATTGCTTTGGGTGTTATTTACCTCTTGCCGATTTTGATTAATCAGCTGAGCAGCTTGATTAATTCCACACAAGGCCTTTATTGGGAAATTCAAAGTTTTGTCAATCAATTATCAAAAAATCCGCTCTTTCGAAATCTGAATATCCAGTCCACCATCCAGCAGCTCAACCTGTCTTATGTGGACATTCTGCAAAATATCCTTAACAGTGTAACCAACAGTCCGGGCAGCGTTTTATCAGCAGTCGTCAATACGCTAATGATTTTGATTATGACGCCGATTTTCTTGGTTTACTTCCTCATGGATGGCCATAAGCTTTTGCCCATGCTGGAGCGGACAGTCCTCAAGCGCGATAAGCTCAATATCTCCAGCTTGCTGACCAATCTTAATGCTACTGTTGCCCGCTATATCAGCGGAATCTCAATCGATGCCCTGATTATCGGTGCTCTGGCCTACATTGGCTATAGCGTGATTGGGCTCAAGTACGCTTTGGTCTTTGCTATTTTCTCCAGTCTGGCTAATCTGATTCCTTATGTAGGACCAAGTATCGGCTTGATTCCCATGGTCATTACGTATGCCTTTACCGATCCTCAGAAGATGGTTGCGGCCTTGATTTACATGCTGATTATCCAGCAGGTTGATGGCAATATCCTCTATCCCCGTATCGTTGGTGGTGTGATGAAGGTCCATCCTATTACCATCATGGTGCTCTTGCTCTTATCCAGCAATATCTATGGCGTGCTGGGGATGATTGTGGCAATCCCGACCTATTCTATCCTCAAAGAAATCGCCAAGTTCTTGGCTAACCTCTATGACAATCACAAGGAAGCCCAGCAGCAAAAGAAGAACGAAGAGTTTGGGATTATTAATAAATAA
- a CDS encoding hemolysin family protein, whose product MEDPGSQNMLWQALLLFILTLLNAFFSAAEMAMVSLNRARVEQKAEEGDLKYIRLLAVLESPNNFLSTIQVGITVINILSGASFADNLGKLFSSWMGNSETARAIGTFLALVLLTYISIVLGELYPKRIAMNLKDNLAVRAAPVIIFLGKIVSPFVWLLSASTNLLSRITPMKFDDADEKMTRDEIEYMLTNSEETLDADEIEMLQGIFSLDELMARELMVPRTDAFMVDIQDDTKEIIESILKQSFSRIPVYDGDKDNVIGLIHTKRLLNEGFINGFDNIVLRKILQEPLFVPETMFVDDLLKELRNTQNQMAILLDEYGGMAGLVTLEDLLEEIVGEIDDETDKAEIEVHEIGENTYIVLGTMTLNDFNEYFEVEIESDDVDTIAGYYLTCVGTIPDPKERISYEVESQNKQLILTNDKVKNGRVTKVKVEISEQVEIDEEANK is encoded by the coding sequence ATGGAAGACCCTGGCAGTCAGAATATGTTATGGCAAGCCTTACTACTGTTTATATTGACTTTGTTAAATGCCTTTTTCTCAGCAGCTGAGATGGCAATGGTATCGCTCAATCGGGCGCGTGTGGAGCAAAAGGCTGAAGAGGGCGACCTCAAATATATCCGGCTCTTAGCTGTCTTAGAAAGCCCTAATAATTTCTTATCAACCATTCAGGTTGGGATTACAGTTATCAATATCCTGTCTGGGGCAAGCTTTGCGGATAATCTGGGGAAACTTTTCTCTTCTTGGATGGGAAATTCCGAGACTGCACGTGCTATCGGAACTTTCTTGGCTTTGGTTCTATTGACATATATTTCTATTGTTTTGGGTGAGCTTTATCCGAAGCGCATTGCCATGAACCTGAAAGACAATCTAGCTGTGCGGGCTGCACCGGTTATTATTTTTCTTGGCAAGATTGTCAGTCCCTTCGTTTGGTTGCTGTCAGCGTCGACTAATCTGCTGAGTCGGATAACCCCGATGAAGTTTGATGATGCAGACGAAAAGATGACTCGGGATGAGATTGAATATATGCTGACCAATAGTGAGGAGACCTTGGATGCAGATGAAATTGAGATGCTGCAGGGGATTTTCTCTCTGGATGAGCTGATGGCGCGTGAACTGATGGTGCCGCGGACGGATGCCTTTATGGTGGACATTCAGGATGACACCAAGGAAATCATCGAGAGCATTCTCAAACAGAGCTTCTCGCGGATTCCTGTCTATGATGGAGACAAGGACAATGTCATTGGACTGATTCATACCAAGCGGCTGCTCAATGAAGGGTTCATCAATGGTTTTGATAATATCGTTCTGCGCAAGATCCTGCAGGAGCCGCTCTTTGTCCCGGAAACCATGTTTGTCGATGATTTGCTCAAGGAGCTGCGCAATACGCAAAATCAAATGGCGATTCTCTTGGATGAGTATGGTGGTATGGCTGGTCTGGTCACACTTGAAGACCTCTTGGAGGAGATTGTCGGTGAGATCGACGATGAAACTGACAAGGCTGAAATCGAAGTCCATGAAATCGGCGAGAATACCTACATCGTATTAGGAACCATGACCCTCAATGACTTTAATGAATATTTTGAAGTTGAAATTGAAAGCGACGATGTGGATACGATAGCTGGTTATTACTTGACTTGTGTAGGGACTATTCCAGATCCGAAAGAACGCATTAGCTACGAAGTCGAAAGTCAGAATAAGCAACTCATTTTAACCAATGACAAGGTAAAAAATGGCCGTGTTACGAAGGTTAAGGTTGAAATTTCAGAACAAGTGGAAATCGATGAGGAAGCTAATAAATAG
- the treR gene encoding trehalose operon repressor, with translation MKKYKQLFKQIEKDILEERYAVGDFLPSEHQLTEDYQVSRDTVRKALALLQEEGLIEKVRGQGSKVIKHEQFDFPVSKLTSYQEVVKQNNMQSKTNVVSLEKITVDQKLSDITGFPPYRLVWRIVRQRVVDQVASVLDIDYLDKGIVPDLTREIAEQSIYAYLENDLKLNIAYAKKEFTIDHANDQDKILMDLGKDQQVVSVKSQVYLADGRQFQYTESRHKLDKFRFVDFAKRQKE, from the coding sequence ATGAAGAAATATAAACAATTATTCAAACAAATTGAGAAAGATATTTTAGAGGAACGTTATGCAGTCGGAGACTTCTTGCCCAGCGAACACCAGCTGACAGAAGACTACCAGGTCAGCCGCGACACTGTTCGCAAGGCTCTGGCGCTGCTGCAAGAAGAAGGATTGATTGAAAAAGTCCGCGGACAGGGTTCCAAAGTCATCAAGCATGAACAGTTTGACTTTCCTGTGTCTAAGCTGACCAGCTATCAAGAAGTAGTCAAGCAGAATAATATGCAGTCCAAAACCAATGTTGTCAGCTTGGAAAAGATTACCGTAGATCAGAAACTGTCCGACATCACTGGTTTCCCTCCCTACCGACTGGTTTGGCGAATCGTCCGTCAGCGCGTTGTAGACCAAGTCGCCTCTGTCTTAGATATTGACTATTTAGACAAGGGAATCGTCCCTGACTTGACAAGGGAAATCGCTGAGCAGTCCATTTATGCCTATTTGGAAAATGACTTAAAACTTAACATTGCCTATGCCAAAAAGGAATTTACCATTGACCACGCCAATGACCAAGACAAGATTCTCATGGACCTAGGCAAGGACCAGCAAGTCGTCTCTGTCAAGTCTCAGGTCTATCTGGCAGACGGCCGCCAGTTTCAATATACTGAGAGCCGGCACAAGCTAGACAAATTTCGCTTTGTGGATTTTGCTAAGCGTCAGAAAGAATAA